Proteins from a genomic interval of Marmoricola sp. OAE513:
- a CDS encoding TadE family type IV pilus minor pilin, protein MMRGRKNQDGAVAAETAVVLPVLVLVAAALAWLVAAGVNQVRTVDAARETARALARDEDPATAEVYGRKVAPEGAVFAIRHDGGHIEVEVVARIPGPARLFGGLPGFTARSTAVAQAEP, encoded by the coding sequence ATGATGAGGGGACGAAAGAATCAGGACGGTGCCGTCGCTGCCGAGACCGCAGTGGTGCTGCCTGTGCTGGTCCTGGTCGCCGCGGCGCTCGCATGGCTGGTCGCTGCTGGCGTGAACCAGGTCCGCACGGTTGACGCGGCACGAGAAACCGCCCGCGCACTGGCTCGGGACGAGGATCCCGCCACCGCCGAGGTTTATGGCCGCAAGGTCGCTCCGGAGGGAGCGGTCTTCGCCATCCGCCACGACGGGGGGCACATCGAGGTGGAGGTGGTTGCCCGCATCCCTGGCCCGGCACGTCTGTTCGGCGGGTTGCCCGGCTTCACGGCCAGGAGTACAGCGGTTGCGCAGGCCGAACCGTGA
- a CDS encoding DUF4244 domain-containing protein, with translation MRKAERRKLQMIRDEAGATTAEYAVCTGAGVGFAGILFKVLTSDVGQKLITTVLDKITGILPF, from the coding sequence ATGCGCAAGGCAGAGCGGCGGAAGCTGCAGATGATCCGGGACGAGGCCGGTGCCACCACCGCCGAGTACGCGGTGTGCACCGGAGCGGGGGTCGGCTTCGCCGGGATCCTGTTCAAGGTTCTGACCAGTGATGTCGGTCAGAAGCTGATCACCACGGTCCTCGACAAGATCACGGGGATCCTCCCCTTCTGA